From Mytilus edulis chromosome 8, xbMytEdul2.2, whole genome shotgun sequence, one genomic window encodes:
- the LOC139484288 gene encoding cyclic GMP-AMP synthase-like: MNTVHDNLSNGEYNTIITSGSFGEGIQMPGSDIDLMFVLKEYDVFEEAKIQKNRNTAQFLMETEDTKPGFIRLRFLHSNDKSIFELCDEMRCYKYFSNVLFKENFMTDVYSCVHGPCLSEKTGLFDVAYCLHSKSWVKPVQPWLKRSNYSWPGFKVKQNIMTHGVLFVAIGVKGSACEQIEWRLSFSVGEKFLIYTFTHTQFICYSLMKILLKEQIDIDIDCKDLLCSYFMKTILFWLSEELPISIWRPENLISCFMRCFRRLIYCVEYSVCPHYFIPENNLFEDKIKGKARETLLHKLKIIYSYGWKFLVFPFEISNTEISFLFEQIQLNQRNTNYVNNSNLQKLLSSNIQCITGYGIASDKLWENGIHMIMSCPTKVPK; encoded by the coding sequence ATGAATACAGTACATGATAATTTATCAAACGGCGAgtataatacaataattacaagTGGAAGTTTTGGCGAGGGAATTCAGATGCCAGGTAGTGATATTGATTTAATGTTCGTACTTAAAGAATATGATGTTTTTGAAgaagcaaaaattcaaaaaaatcgaAATACAGCTCAGTTCTTGATGGAAACTGAAGATACAAAGCCAGGTTTTATACGGTTACGTTTTTTGCATAGTAATGATAAGTCTATCTTTGAACTATGTGATGAGATGAGATGTTATAAGTACTTTTCGAATGTGTTGTTCAAAGAAAACTTCATGACCGACGTTTACTCATGTGTTCATGGTCCATGTCTATCTGAAAAAACTGGATTATTTGATGTTGCATACTGTTTACATAGTAAATCATGGGTTAAACCAGTACAACCATGGCTTAAACGATCAAATTACTCATGGCCAGGATTTAAagttaaacaaaatattatgacACATGGCGTTCTCTTTGTAGCTATAGGTGTTAAAGGGTCAGCGTGTGAACAAATAGAATGGCGACTTTCGTTTTCTGTTGGAGAAAAATTTCTAATCTATACATTTACACATACACAATTTATATGTTATTCTTTAATGAAAATTCTTCTAAAAGAGCAGATTGATATTGACATAGATTGTAAAGATTTGCTATGTTCATACttcatgaaaacaattttgttttggtTATCTGAGGAATTGCCAATATCAATATGGAGACCAGAAAATCTGATATCGTGCTTTATGCGATGTTTTAGGAGACTTATTTATTGTGTTGAATACTCAGTTTGTCCTCATTATTTCATTCCCGAAAATAATCTATTTGAAGACAAGATAAAAGGAAAAGCACGTGAAACTCTTTTACataagttgaaaattatttacaGTTATGGTTGGAAATTCCTTGTATTTCCTTTTGAAATATCGAATACTGAGATATCATTTCTCTTTGAACAGATTCAACTTAATCAACGAAACACAAATTATGTGAATAATTCAAATCTACAAAAACTATTATCTTCAAATATTCAGTGCATAACTGGTTATGGTATTGCCTCAGATAAATTGTGGGAAAACGGAATACATATGATAATGTCATGTCCCACAAAAGTTCCAAAATAG